From a single Apium graveolens cultivar Ventura chromosome 2, ASM990537v1, whole genome shotgun sequence genomic region:
- the LOC141702777 gene encoding uncharacterized protein LOC141702777: METLRRQAIRFTFPLTNNEGEYEALLAKMNLAKNLEVKHLRVFSNSMLVVKYFSGEDEQRDPRTRAYATKVRELSLSFQFFELSQIVGENNSRADALSCLASTETQSHTGSTYFTEVKTPSIDKKQCMKIHQLIIRMIQIPAFLEKGTLPLSKKEAQKIRYRVVNYTIINGKHYRRSASSPLLQCQDTKEQKIALETVHEGVYGEHLAGRALAFKIL, encoded by the exons ATGGAAACTCTTCGTCGACAG GCTATTCGGTTTACTTTCCCCCTCACCAACAATGAGGGCGAATATGAAGCCTTACTAGCTAAGATGAACTTGGCAAAAAATCTGGAAGTGAAGCATCTGAGGGTGTTTAGTAATTCCATGCTGGTAGTAAAGTATTTTTCGGGAGAAGATGAACAGAGAGATCCTAGGACCCGAGCCTATGCTACCAAGGTACGAGAGTTATCTTTGTCTTTTCAGTTTTTTGAGTTGAGTCAAATTGTCGGGGAAAATAACAGCAGGGCCGATGCATTGTCCTGTTTGGCATCGACCGAGACTCAGAGCCATACTGGTTCGACTTACTTCACCGAGGTGAAGACTCCTTCAATCGACAAGAAGCAGTGTATGAAAATTCACCAATTGATAATTCGGATGATACAAATCCCAGCCTTTCTAGAGAAGGGAACACTGCCTTTGAGTAAAAAAGAGGCACAGAAAATCAGGTACAGAGTGGTCAACTACACAATCATAAATGGGAAACATTATAGAAGGTCGGCCTCATCCCCTCTTCTCCAATGCCAAGATACGAAAGAGCAGAAAATAGCTCTAGAGACGGTCCATGAAGGTGTCTACGGTGAGCACCTTGCCGGAAGGGCTTTAGCCTTCAAAATTCTCTGA